The sequence TTAGTAGATATCTAGCACATGGTTCCAGAACTGGCAAGATTGTaagtggtctgtgctggaaactGCAGTGTCTTTATTCTGGAAAGCTGGCCCGTAGCTGAAGAATCAAGAATGTCCAATTTTTCTGGATATTAGGGGCAagggggagtgtgtgtgtgcatgttaaGACCATttttaagatgtatttttatGAATTTCCAGGGTGAGAGGTCTCTTCACTGGCTTCAAAAATATCTGGAAAGACAGGTGAAGAATGAGGTGAAAACTACAGGTGAAGGCAAGGCACAAATGAAATGGGAGTCCCTTGGGCAAAGTGAGCTGAAATGGGCCGTTTCCTTCCCTTTGGGCTGTGTTTCTCAAGGATGAGCGGCCGTGTATGGGGATGTAATAGACTGCAGGCTTTTTTGTGTGGAGCTACCTTAAAATTGGCAAACCAGTGCCCGGCTCTTTCTAGAACCATCTGTTCACAAAAGCTTTGTCCTTATTAGCAGCACTAGGTTTTCCAAGTAAATTAAGTGTTTTTCCGAACTGAGTGCCATCAAATAACCCTTTCCTCTTGAAAGCTGCGGAGCATGAGTTTGAATGTTGGAGGGGACCTCAGGGTGCCCCAGGTTGGCGCGGGAGCTGTGGGGAGCccgggagctggggctggaatTGGGGACGGGTGGATCTGGGAGGGAGCCGGAGGAAGGAGCGGCTGCCAGCATCATCACCAGCTTTGCGTCCGAGCGGGGCTGCGGAGCCCAGcgctgctgggcagggctgggggctggccaCCAGCTAAGCCACTGCCCGAGGTGCACGGCCACCCGTGCAGGGTCCATGCAGAGCCTCCTCAAAggggaatttattttttttttttaaaccacccacagcactgcagagtgAAGGAGCTGAGCACATTCTCCCCAACCCGCGCTTCAAGACCAACCCCTGTTCTTTTACTGCTATTGATCCCTCCCTTTGAAAATTAGGCGTTGGCAAGGATGGCCTCTGCCCGTCCCCGTGTGAAGCTGGGGGATGCGGGCTGCTgagtggggagaggagctggggcaggaggaggcgtAACAATATGATTTAAATGGCGCATGATCTTGTAATGAAAAACTAtcataacacagaaaaacacatgGACTAGATTAAGATTGCATAGGCAGGCAACACCCTTCTCCAGCACTAGAAACCCCTGCAGCCTCAACTGTTCTTCTGATGGGCCCTAAATGCGTGTGCGCAAATGGGTAGGCAGTGCCTGCAACTCCTTTGTGTCTTGAGAGGGATCAAAGATCTTCTGCAAAAACACGATGAGTGGGAGCAAGCACCAAAAAGGACATGGTGGCATGAGACATGTACGTGTTAAGCCTTAGCAGAAAATGCAGGCTGTGAGGTCCAAAGTGGTCAGCAAATTGCAAGGCTGACACTTTATAATGCTTCTTGAGGACTGAAAGTCCTCGGTTTTTGCAGAGGTGGGTGACCACCCTGTAGTTCAGTCTGACTGCGCAGGGtcagctctggggtggggtgaggctCCTGTGATGCTGCCGGTGCTTCTGCCAGCTGTGCgtgtcctgcagctgggactgTCCTTGTTTTCCTTACGTCCATTTTGACAGGGAACAAATGTCTTTCAGACAGGAGTCTGTGAGTTTCTGTAAAAACAACCAGGCTGAGATAAACTCAGCATCTTGTGGTGTCAATTCTCCCTGACGCTTCCTGCAGTactttgtttttgtctttgttccCATTGTACCCTCCTGCATTCCTCACGCTCCAAAAGCCATGCTTGATAAATCCATGGCGCAGACACTGAAATAGGTTTATTTTCAATGTTATTGGCTcctgttgtgcttttttttttttgcacttgtCTCTCTCCTGTTGGGAGGCTATTAGGACCATCTCTGTGCAGCAGTGAGCATCCATGTATGTAAGTGACTTTCTTCTGATCTCAGTGAGCAGCAGAAAGCGCAGCACAACCGCAGccctttcccccctcctctgcctttcctccctggagcctttccctgctgtgcttcctGTTCACCGTGGAAACCACCCATAAAACCCAGCGCCAGAGGCGTGGAAACGTGCCACATTCCCAAGATACTCTTGAGCCCCTGTAGAAAGACCAAGGAGGTCCACGCTGCAGTAAAGCAAGTTTAGGATCAGGTCGGGGCAATGCACCTCCATGTCTCACTGCGTGAAATTTGACTTGCACAGATTCATATGCAATATATAAGAAGAACCAAAATAACCTTTTAATGAGACCTAAGGCCTTTGTGCGTGAGATTAAGGTGCCTGCCCAGTGTGTGTGCACGGTGTTGGATGTGCCATCTCCCCCGTGCCATTGCAGACACGCCATCTTCGCTCACTTTAAGGTGAAAACCTTCATCCCGAGCACCCCTGCATAAACTTGTAGCAGGTCTGCATGGACAGTGGTCAAATGGTGTTTGGGAGGTTTGAGGCTTTGCAGGATGTAAGGCATGGCTGAAGAAACCGACGCCTGAAGGACAAAAGTCAGTATTAGTACTCTAGTCTCGGATGATCTTTGAGGAAAAAGCCTTTCCAACTCTGGTGTCCTGTTCTTTTCCAGATGTCGGTGAGCCAGCCGCAGTCGGGAAGAGGTGTGCCTTGTTTACGCTGCAAAGGGACGTGCACGGGCTTTGAGCCACATTCTTGGAGGTAACGTCTTGGCCCTGATGGGCCCTGCCCCTGTGCTGTCCATTTGGTCCTCTCGATATTTGGACTCCAGTGACTTCGAGTGCAAAGACGAACTGCAGAGCACTTGAGCGGTGGTGGGAGGTGCAGAGGGGGCATGCTGCCTGGGTAGGACAGCTGCTGAGTTGGGAAGATGCTCGTGCTCCCTGTTCTCCATCCCCCTTCCCTCACTGGTCCcgctcttttatttttttgagttAAAATCTTATCCGCAAGTGTTAAACCAAGCTAAGGCCCTCGTGCAGTGGTTTATCTTTCCGCTTTTGCTAATGTTGCCTGCTCCCTAAGAGTTGAGACTCTCTCTGCTAGGTTGGGCGGAGGTCTTGGCAGCAAGCTGCGgcttgggaagaggaggaagccgGGGGGAGAGGTGGCCCAGCCTGCAGAAGGGGCTCGCCTGCCGCGGCACCGtccccggcgcagccctgcATGGTTGGTGCTGTTCAGCGGGGCGCCGGGACCGGGGCCCggtgccagagctgctgcacgcCGCGCTCGGCGCGAGCCGCCCGATGCCCTGCGCGGCGCCTGTGCTGCAGCACGGGTCCTCGTGCCTGCCGCACGCTGGCTTCCCGGCCCGTCAGATTGTTTGGAAGCGAGTTAGTGAAAACAAACACGGCCTTGCTTGCTTTGGAGGCAGGGAAATGCTGACCAAAAAGATAATCCCACACTGTTGGTAGGAGTTGTGCCAAATGCCTGGCTGTCACCCTCATCCTTGAGGGCGAGCATGGGTGCAGAGCTGGAGGGGTGAAACAAAACCCCGTTGGCAAGGGCTCGCTGCTGCGTCCTGCCCGGCAGCACCGTGGCCGCTGTTGCTGCTGGCCGTCCTGCGCACCCTGATGGCCGAGATGCTCTGCTTAGTGCCGGAAACATCTTGGTGCTTGATactttatttctggtttttcctcttaaaagcaCTAGTTCAGGTCAATAGCCACCCATATCGGTACCTGGTGGGAGCTGACCAGGACTGCGTGGTCGGCTCTGGGCAGcgggctgctgccctgccctaTCTGCTTGCGCACCGAAACGGGAGAAACAAAGGCGGCTTTGAAATGGGAGTTATCCAGAtgtcattaattaaaaaagaattaatgcCCTCTGAGGTTGTCTTGCAACACACTAGACTCTTCGGTGAGCCTGGAGAGCCCCTGTGGGCTGTGCAGCCGGGTCCTGCCGCGGCGGTGCACAGGAGCCCGCAGCCGTGCTGCTGACAGGCTCCAGCAGGCTTGGCCATGGTGGCATGCAATCGTGTCCTGCGGCCTTCAGTTCCCAATTTCAATACCTCAGCTGCATGGAAATCCAAACTTTAAAACACTCATTTGGTTGAACcgctactttttttttagatgtAATTAAAGGCTGGTTTGAATCATGCTTGTTCCAGGATCCTGCTGAAATACTTGGGGTTGCATCAGAGTCAGTTTGCCCTTTTGCTGTTAGCATTTGATGGAAAAGCTGGCCTGTAGAGAGTGGCCTTATAGACTTACCTTCATGGCTTGTAGCTATTATAGTTAAAATGATAGATGGCTAAGTATCAATTCCTCTTTtagcagtcatttttttttttaatggcatgtAAAGCTCCGTAAGAGGCAAGGTTAGCGCTCGGCTGTTGGAGACTGGTGAGGGTGGGAGGTTTAGTGACGCTTGAAGGGGTtttcaggcagctgcctgcactgggggGGATGCAGCAGTCTACCggcactgctgcagctgcttttgcttgGGGACAGCACTTTGGGGtttgcagctttctgctccGTGCCGCTGCCGACCCCTCTGGGATGAATCGTGCTGAATTCCCACGTGCAGCGCGGGCCACGGGAGCCTTTTGGTCTCGCGCCGTAACCCCGGTCTGCATTTAACCTTTGAAAGAAGCTGATGCTCAGTGGCTCAGCCAGCACGCGATGGCGTGCCCCCCTCAGCCCAGCTCACCTCGAAAGGGTGATCTCGCTTGTCGCCCACAGGAAAATCTGCAAGTCATGCAAATGCAGCCAGGAGGATCACAGCCTGAGCTCGGACGTGGAGGATGATCGGAAAATTGGGCGCCTGCTGTCAGACTCCAAGTATGCCACGCTCACCGCCCGGGTGAAAGGAGGTGATGGCGTTCGCATTTACAAAAGGAACCGCATGATCATCACCAACCCCATCGTCTCTCGGAAAGACCCCACCTTCGACACCATCACGTACGAGTGGGCTCCCCCGGGGCTCACCCAGAAGCTGGTAAGACAATCCGCGGCGCGTTTGCCTGGTGGTTGTGTTGTTTAATGGAGGACATAACTTGGCTCCGGAATAAAGTTATTGGGAAAAATAGTAAAACATATGGTTTGCCTCGCAGCGCAAAAATGCACGTAGCgctttgtgttttggaaaacCGCGTAAATAACCGGAGTAGGTAGGAGAGGGGAATGGATTGCCTTTGGGTTTTTATAGGTTTGCTTACATTTCTAGGAGAAGTCTTAATGGGTTTTACAACTAGAAAGCTCACTACTTGGGTAAAGCTCACGTCCAATAAAAACATTGCTGAGGAGAGATCCCATCTCCGCTGTCCTGCCAGTTGTACAACGCCTGTGCAGCCCACGCAGGCGTTTGCGTGCTCCAAAACCCCAGGCTGGATGTGGGAGCGATTCCTCCAGGCCTTCTTGGGGTGCCTGGGCTGGGATTTGACCCTCTCCCTGAACACCCCCGGGAGGGCACCGAGGAGGCACAAAGCTTGCGCAAGCCATAGGGCATGCACAGGGACGAGTTAACTCCAGAGACCCGTCTCGTGCTTCTGGAACAAcacaggttggacagggctcctgggagcagcagcGAGAACAGACTAtttgggtggtttgtttgggcAGGAGGAGTTGCCCTGGGCTTTGGCATCCCTCTTGGGGAGTGTCCTGGCTCAGCCCCGGgcacagctcagcaccacgcagccatcgctcactgccctgccccgatgggatgggggagagaatcggaggagtgagagggagaaacactcctgggctgagataagaacagtttaatcattgaaataaagtaaaatagtaatgataatagtaataataaaataataatactaacaatacacaaagcaagtgctgcccaatgcaattgctcaccacccgctgaccgatgcccagccagttcccagcagcgatcgctgctccccggccaacccccccagtttccatactgcccatgacgccgtatggtatggaatggcccttggggcagttgggatcaactctcctggctgtgccccctcccagcttcttgtgcccctggcagagcatgggaagctgaaaagtccttgcctggcataagcagcgctgagcaacaactaaaccatcagcgtgttatcagcattcttctcctactaaatccaaaccgcagcgctgtgcctgctactgggaagaaaatgaactctatcccagccggaACCAGGACAGGGAGGGAGGTCCTGCCTTGCTTTTTGGGTCTGATCTCTTGCAAATCTGGGTGTGAGCCTGTCCCAAAACCAGCCAGCACAGGTGGAGGTAGCTAGCTGGGACACTTCCACTAACCTGGAGGGGTTTTTCTTAGCAAACGCTTCAGGAGATTGTTTCAGTCTgtctgaaaagcagagaaattaaatcAATGTGGAAAGACGTAATGCTGCATTTAACTCCAGCGCTGTGCTTGTAAGTTACTCTGCTGTCGGAGATGGGCTTTAATCGTAATGGCAAAATAACTGTTGTCTTTAATgtagtaattattttctttgcttgctgaGGTAGTTATTAAAATCTTAGACTTAAAATAGGCCTGGCATCTCAGGTTTAATAACCCGGAGTGCAGCTCGTGCTCACTTGTGCCTCTGTAAATCACAGAACGGCCCTAAACCTCCCCAGAACGCAGCCTTGCTTCCTGTCGAATGCTGCATCGCCTCAGCCCGGAACGAGCGTCCGCAGGAATGCCGAAACGGTGCACTGACAGCGCTCGCCTTGTGGCTTAACGTCTTTGTAACGCTGTTTTCTTGAATTTCATCTCGGATTTGCTGGGcaagcagagggagaggggggaaagggggTTTAAATTCCACTTGCGGTGGGCAGCGTGATGCTGGGTGGGCAGGCGGGTGGTTGTGCCTCGGGGCTCCCCATCTCCTGCTGGAAAACCTCTCCCGGGGCGACCGCGCAGAGCAGCGGGCTGGGAGCCTCTGCGCCCGGGGACTCTCCCTCCGCCCTGGCCCCAGCAGACTTGCGGAGCTTGCTCCCGCAGGGAACGGGAGCGGGAAAGCTGGCGGTGCCAAGGCGTGCCGGGCTGGAGGGAAGCTAAGCTGAGCTCTGCGGCCGGGAGCATCCTGCCTGCAGCGCCTGCCTGCGTGGGCATGAACCCTGCCCACCGCTGCTGCCAGGGGAACTCCTCCCAGATCCAGCACTggagctgggattttttttttttccttacaactAAACGTGGTCTGgtccaaataaaaatgtttaggtTTTGTAAAGAGAACTCAGGGTGGAAAGGGGAGATGGGGAGCGTGGTCCCACGCGGAGGGCTGGATCTGAAAacaagcccccagcccctgcctgcctcccatCCGGGTGACCGCTGTTGCCGTGTGGGAAGGAATGGAAGTGGTTTTCAGCATGTGGAAGTGTTAGCCAGCAGAGCACTTCTTGAGGGGAAAGCATTTAACTGGCTTTTAACTGTGTTGTGGTACTAAAACCATTACATATTACGCTGTCATTAGTGGACAGCTTTTGCTCTTCAAATTAAACAAATAGTTTAAAGCTGCTGAAAATTgcaaccagattttttttttttaaagaattggGGAAACAAATGTGAAATTGCAGCTGCAGACCTGAGAGGCAGATGGgttatttcttcttaaaactCGGTTGCCATCACCCCCTTGGAAAGGCGGACTGGAGGTGGCATGCAGTCTGTACTGGGAATGCAGCTGGGGCCTGTGGTGCTAATTGGAGCAGAGCGCTGGGCTTTAATGAGGGACTGAGACCCCCATGCATCCCGGCTGTTTAATCGTAGCGCTGCtgctcgcagccttctcttccctttggTAGGAGCTGGCCCAGCAGGAATGTTTGTTTAACCACTGTTTGCCTTCCGCAGGTCCCGGGGGGAATCGGGGAGCTGGTGAGGGATGGGGAGAACAATGCTGGCGCTCTTCCCACCCAGCCTGATTCATTAAGCACGCTGCCCAGCCTGGGATTTATCAGAAACCCAGGTCTCGCTGCTCTGCGAGCTGGCTGCAGCACGGTGCTGCCGGCGCCTCGGGCAGGGTCGGCTCCTTGCCGTGAAGGACGCCCCAACTCTGCGGCTCCTGGGCTGCTTTCTTCTTCGACGGGCCTGAACCCCAACCGTACCCTCTCGCGAGCGCGTGCTTGGGGTGATCCCGAGCAGCTCCCGCAGCAGCAAGCCCCGTCCCCGCAGCGCTGGcgaggggcagctgggaaggacGCGCTTCATGGAAGCTTTTGAACTCTCATAGTGCCTGGGCTGAGCGGAAGGTGTCTTGCTTCAAGCAAACAGTGCGCCAGGAGCTTTGAAGGCAACCTTGATAAGTGTTGGCTGGAAGACCAACTTGACAAACTTGTAGGGGAAATGCTGGATGTCAGCCATCCTCGGGATGGTTTCAAGGGGATTTGGGCCAAAAAGCGTTTAGTGCATAACTGACTTGCTCCGGTGATTTCCTTCTGAAGGCAGGCTGGAAACCTGGGACTGGTTTTGCTATTGCTGTCCTGAAGTGGATGGTCCAATAATAGGAGGAAGTTCAGAGCGTGTTTTCATTAAGCCAGGCCTGGAGAAGTTATGAAGTTAGATATTCAGGGTCCttggggaaaatgaaaacaaacaatcaCAAAATACCTCTAAAATCCAGTAGTTAACAGTGAAAACCTAAAATGCTCCTCCTCAGTTACCTGTGCTAAGGCAGCATCGTAAAGCATTTGACTGCAATAATACATGCTAGCAGCAGAAGCAACAACGTTTTATTATCCTTCATGTCAGTTTTTGGTGTCAGCTtgaattttttcccctgatCTGTTCTCTGGACACATTTTGTAACATCTGCAATTATAACTTTAAGCATTCCCTTGATGAATGAGTGAAATCCCACCACGTGCCTGGGCAGATGTTGAAACCTGCCACTGAGCCGTCCAGCTGTACGTTTAAGAAAGGCTTGggactttgcttttctctcGCTTTCGGCACAGACATTTGGTATTGGCAATGGAGAGCCTGGTGCTGGAGTGGAGCAAGACGCTTCAGATGCACGTGCTGGCACGGTGCTGTTCTCGCAGCTCTGGTATAAGCGTTCATTCGTCTTGGCGTGTTTGTGGTGGATTAAGAGTTTCTTCCATTAAGATCCTGCCGTGTAGCTGCTCTGCTAATGCTCTTGCTGCGGCTGAACCAAGGCAGCGCAGACCGCATAGCATACGCTGTCTGAACGTTCGTGGTCGTACGGCATGCAGGCTTTGATCGCTGCTCTTTCCAGCTGTCAGATACCACGGGCAGCATCCTTATTTCGTGGGGCAGTGCCTGTGTGAGGCCTGGGAGGAGCTGTCAGGGAGTTCTCGTCTCTTGCTCCTGTAGCTCCTATTAGGATTTCTCGCTTCTGTGAAAGTCATCTGTGCACCAGATCACTtctgcagcatcctgcagcTCTCCAACCAGCTATTCCCGAGCAGCACCTGCTCCCACGGGGCAACAACCCTCCCCCAGTAAACTTCTGGACATCACTACTGCCGTTGCACAGAGGCGCGATATACTGAGTGTTGATGTCTGGTATCATGTGCAGCGACGTTAACACGCGCTCCGAGAAACGGGGAAGAAGCCCTGCCTCCATTAAATCATTTATCTATCGCTGTTGTGAGTCTTCAGGCAGGAATCTTGCCCTGCAACGCTGCTGTCTGGCTGAGAGGAGCTGAGGTGTAAGCTGGCTTTGAAGCTCTTACAGACGTGATGAGTTGTTCGGTGTTGTGCAGACGTGTCTGTATTGAAAAGGCCATACTGAAGCAGACTATGCACAGCAAACGGTTAATCGCTTCTCTACTCTCAccattcagttttcaaatgctGACCAAGTAAGAAACAAATCTAATGCAGCTGGATGCTGGTCTTTAAAACGGGATGGCAGCGAGCCAACTGGCTGCCCCTTAGCTCTTCACACTACAATAGGAAAAATGCCTTGAGTGGGAACTCCCTTCCCCTTAGCACCAGGCCAGAAGAAGTTAACTGTACAGACCCCACCATCCCGCAAACGCTAATTCCGTGTGGGACAGACCTCTCACAAGATCACCGTTTGATCTGCTTTTAGGATAGTGGCTAGCGGCCAGTGGAGTAGGAGACTTTATTTTGGATAGTTTCTTGGCATTTACTTGCCATGTTGCAGGGCATCAGTGAGCAGACTTCTTCCCTTTACTGCAAAATCAATAGTTGGGTAGAGTGGGTGGCTGTCAGTGCTCTCCCCGTCCTGGCATGAAGCTGGCTGGTCTCAGGTTTTGATGTTTATGGGTTTCTGGTCTTTTCAGCAGCCTTGTTGTCAAATTACCTGGAACAGCGGCACGGTAGGGCCGGTGAGGGAGGGTGTGTTGGGCTCTGGGTGCAAACTAGTGAAGCAAgtctttgctgctttgctttcctgggAGGCctcggggttttttttaaaaaaaaaacaaaactaaaaatccTCAAAAAACCACCCAACCTGTTTTCTGAGGATGAAATGATTAACAGTAGCCTGGCTGCTACTTGCATCTCAGCAAGTTCagccttttatttctgaagtgtaGGTTAGAACAGCTCAAAGGGGAAGGGGCACGTTTTCTGCTGCCGCTCCGTAACGCGAGCGGAGCATCTGTTTGCAAAGCACCCGTGCAAAGAAGGCTCGTGCGTCCCTGCCGAAGGCAGCTCGGGGTAACTGCGGGTGCTCTCTCCGTCCCAGGCCATGCAGTACATGGAGCTGATCCCGAAGGAGATGCAGCCGGTGGCGGGGACGGACGGGGCGTACTATCGCCGGCGGCAGCTGATGAGACAACTCCCGCTGTACGACCAGGACCCGTCCCAGTGCCGCGGCCTCGCGGAGGGTGAGCTGAAGCTAATGGAAGACTTTGTGAAGAAGTACAAAGCCGAGGCGCTGGGCGTTGGCGAGGTGGCACTGCCGGgccagggcggcggcggcaaggaggaggggaagccGCAGGACAAGAGCATCGCTGCCGGCAAACCCCCCGAGTCCACCAACGGGGCCCTGGAGCGCGCGCCCGCCGGAGGGGACTACGTAAGTGCTGCGCTCCGTGGCGGCGGGACGGGCTGGCAGGGgtgccctggctctgctccgAGTTCAGGGAGCTTTCGGGGAACAGATTCGGTCTCAACTAGAGGTGGGGAAAATGATTGCACCAgatgtcgtggttcagccccagcagcagctcagcaccacgcagccatcgctcactgcccctgccccgaggggatgggggagagaatcggaggagtgagagtgagaaacactcctgggctgagataagaacaggttaatcattgaaataaagtaaaggaaaataataataatataataataataacaatataataataatagtaataataatatccaaagcaagtgatgcccaatgccattgctccccacccgccgaccgatgcccagccagttcccagcagcgatcgctgctccccggccaacccccccagtttccatactgcccatgacgccgtatggtatggaatggcccttggggcagttgggatcaactctcctggctgtgccccctcccagctccttgtgcccctggcagagcaggggaagctgaaaagtccttgactggcataagcagtgctgagctaCACCATCAGTGCattatcagcgttattctcctactaaatccaaaccacagcactgtgcctgctactgggaagaaaatgaactctatcccagccgaaaccaggacactaatgtctagtctaaatgtCTAGTGTCCCCGGAGGATTGCGGGTCAATCAGGTACTCGAGATCAGAAACTGTTTTACCGCGAGTCGGTATTTCCAGCTAGGCTTCCAGACCAGTGCAAGCAGAAAGACCGCGTGTGACGGTAGGTGGTGGCTCGGTCTAATTAATGCAAAGCTGTGAACACAGAGATAGTGCTCCCAGGGCTGTAATTGCTCTGGGGAGCTTTGAATGGGCCATGCGTGTCTCTGGCCATAACAATACATTTCCACAGGGAAACGATTGGGATTCCCTAACACCCTTTTAGATTTATACTCTCCCAGCGCCGTCTGGAGTGGCCGTCGTGGTTGCTGAACAAATGCTTATCGTAAAATACGGCGAGTGAAAACTTCGTACAGCCCTTGTGAGGGTAACTTGCGGCAGGGGGtttaaagctggggaaaaaaagaaaacggtGTCTGAATGTTTTTAAGGCAAGATTTTTCTAGCCATTACTGCACTGAGATTGTAACAtgttaaaagcagttttcatttgaattcCATATTGGGTAATGTCTCCCCTCTGCTAT is a genomic window of Pelecanus crispus isolate bPelCri1 chromosome 7, bPelCri1.pri, whole genome shotgun sequence containing:
- the LMCD1 gene encoding LIM and cysteine-rich domains protein 1, whose amino-acid sequence is MSVSQPQSGRGVPCLRCKGTCTGFEPHSWRKICKSCKCSQEDHSLSSDVEDDRKIGRLLSDSKYATLTARVKGGDGVRIYKRNRMIITNPIVSRKDPTFDTITYEWAPPGLTQKLAMQYMELIPKEMQPVAGTDGAYYRRRQLMRQLPLYDQDPSQCRGLAEGELKLMEDFVKKYKAEALGVGEVALPGQGGGGKEEGKPQDKSIAAGKPPESTNGALERAPAGGDYRCETCKQAVLADCPVVYADRAGYSRQWHPACFVCCRCSEPLVDLIYFWKSGAAWCGRHYCESLRPRCAGCDEIIFSEDYQQAEGMAWHKKHFACLECETLLTGKPFALDNASLLCTTCSKSKRL